One window from the genome of Comamonas sp. lk encodes:
- a CDS encoding DUF4810 domain-containing protein — protein MKTFSAIRAGSALALTALLVGCVTAPQPLYSWNGYQTQVYSYLKSDAPAAEEQILVLEKGVQQAASKGAQLPPGYQAHLGLLYLNAGRTDQALAAWAQEKKQFPESAQYIDYLVGNMKKNGV, from the coding sequence ATGAAAACCTTCTCGGCAATCCGCGCAGGCAGCGCGCTGGCGCTGACGGCTTTGCTGGTGGGCTGTGTCACCGCTCCCCAGCCGCTTTACAGCTGGAATGGCTACCAGACTCAGGTGTACAGCTATCTCAAAAGCGATGCACCCGCAGCAGAAGAGCAGATTCTGGTGCTGGAAAAAGGTGTGCAACAAGCGGCGAGCAAGGGTGCGCAACTGCCGCCCGGCTACCAGGCCCATCTGGGGCTGCTATACCTGAACGCCGGCCGCACCGACCAGGCACTGGCCGCCTGGGCACAAGAGAAAAAGCAGTTTCCCGAATCGGCTCAGTACATCGACTACCTGGTCGGCAATATGAAGAAGAACGGAGTCTGA
- a CDS encoding DUF799 domain-containing protein yields MARVLKCAATLAVSAWLVGCAAPQQGKDYSAYRAAKPASILVLPPVNDAPEVQASASVLSQATLPLAEAGYYVMPVTLMSETFRQNGLEIASDIQDVAPAKLKQIFGSDAALYIRITRYGTSYQVIQSATVVSVEARLVDLRTGEPLWDGRASASNQEGGNNSGGGLVGMLVTALVNQIINSATDAAHPVAGLATNRMLAAGTPNGLLYGPRSPLYGKN; encoded by the coding sequence ATGGCACGCGTTCTCAAATGCGCTGCGACACTGGCCGTCAGCGCCTGGCTGGTCGGTTGCGCGGCACCACAGCAAGGCAAGGATTACAGCGCCTACCGTGCGGCCAAACCGGCCTCCATTCTGGTGCTGCCTCCGGTCAATGACGCCCCTGAAGTCCAGGCCAGCGCCAGCGTGCTGTCCCAGGCCACCTTGCCGCTGGCCGAAGCCGGTTACTACGTGATGCCGGTGACGCTGATGAGCGAAACCTTCCGGCAAAACGGTCTGGAAATCGCCAGTGACATCCAGGACGTGGCGCCCGCCAAGCTCAAGCAGATCTTTGGCTCGGATGCCGCTCTGTACATACGCATCACCCGCTACGGCACCAGCTACCAGGTGATTCAAAGCGCCACCGTCGTCAGTGTCGAAGCCAGGCTGGTGGATCTGCGTACCGGCGAGCCGCTATGGGATGGGCGTGCCTCGGCCTCCAATCAGGAAGGCGGCAACAACTCGGGCGGCGGTTTGGTCGGCATGCTGGTGACGGCGCTGGTCAATCAAATCATCAACTCCGCCACCGATGCCGCCCACCCCGTCGCAGGCCTGGCCACCAATCGCATGCTGGCAGCGGGCACCCCTAACGGCTTGCTCTACGGCCCGCGCTCGCCTCTGTACGGCAAGAACTGA